Proteins encoded together in one Centropristis striata isolate RG_2023a ecotype Rhode Island chromosome 6, C.striata_1.0, whole genome shotgun sequence window:
- the LOC131973095 gene encoding ceramide kinase-like, protein MERPGRLLLLSELRVRNAAYDVSLSRSLLTWKRRTSSPVYHPFRPSVCHSVPVSEIISVREEEDGDISRRKDDGSWKKIKERQGKDCRQAFTVLYVERAQQHRWRCAEVTFTCPEGALCQQWVSSIREQLAAIASRPKHLLVYINPYGGKRQGKRIYEQKVAPLFAQAGVSTHVIVTEYANYARDHLRTEAELKKFDGVVCVGGDGMFSEIIHGLVWRTQIDGGVDPNCLDEALLPCSLRIGIIPAGSTDCICFATVGTNDPVTSALHIIVGDSQPMDVCSVHNNNTFLRYSVSLLGYGFYGDVLTDSERKRWMGPARYDLSGVKMFLTHHYYEGTVSYLPARGIMGTPRDANKCRSGCLVCQHNGRLLSEKAERYEVDETSESESDSEWRTIRGKFLAINAASMSCACPRSPKGLSPAAHLADGTTDLIMVRKCSRFNFLRHLLRHTSKDDQFDLTFVEVHRVRRFRFTPRHCQSDSDLDLRESGKHQIFSQICRDHPACGCAPAYSSWNCDGEILNHTAIDVRVNCQLIKLFARGIEEPTVFEDLTNPCAI, encoded by the exons GTGTGTGTCACAGTGTGCCAGTGTCAGAGATCATCTCtgtcagagaggaagaggatgggGACATCAGCAGACGAAAAGACGATGGCAgctggaaaaaaatcaaagagaGACAAGGAAAGGACTGCAGGCAGGCCTTCACAG tgttgtACGTGGAGAGGGCTCAGCAGCACCGCTGGCGGTGTGCTGAGGTTACCTTCACCTGTCCAGAGGGGGCGCTGTGTCAACAATGGGTCTCCAGCATCAGGGAGCAGCTCGCAGCCATCG CCAGCAGACCCAAACACCTGCTGGTCTACATCAACCCGTACGGCGGGAAGCGACAGGGGAAACGCATCTACGAGCAGAAAGTCGCCCCGCTGTTCGCCCAGGCAGGCGTTTCAACGCACGTTATTG TGACGGAGTACGCCAATTATGCAAGGGACCACCTGAGGACGGAGGCGGAGCTGAAGAAGTTTGACGG GGTTGTGTGTGTCGGAGGGGATGGCATGTTCAGTGAGATCATCCACGGGCTGGTGTGGAGGACGCAGATCGACGGCGGCGTGGATCCAAACTGTCTGGATGAGGCTCTGCTCCCCTGCTCGCTCCGCATCGGAATCATCCCCGCAG GTTCAACTGACTGTATCTGCTTCGCCACGGTGGGCACCAATGACCCCGTCACCTCTGCACTGCACATCATTGTGG GAGACTCGCAGCCGATGGACGTGTGCTCggttcacaacaacaacaccttcCTGAGATACTCCGTCTCCCTGCTGGGATATGGTTTCTACGGCGACGTACTGACTGACAGCGAGAGGAAGAGATGGATGGGACCGGCCAGATACGACCTCTCAG GTGTGAAGATGTTTCTGACTCATCACTACTACGAAGGAACTGTGTCCTACCTGCCGGCCAGAGGCATCATGGGAACGCCACGGGACGCCAACAAGTGTCGATCCGG CTGTTTGGTTTGTCAGCACAACGGGAGGCTCCTTTCAGAGAAAGCTGAGAGGTACGAGGTGGACGAAACATCAGAGAGCG AGAGTGACAGTGAGTGGAGGACGATCCGAGGGAAGTTTCTGGCTATTAACGCTGCCAGTATGAGCTGCGCTTGTCCTCGCAGTCCCAAAGGCCTCTCGCCTGCCGCTCACCTGGCTGACGGCACCACCGACCTCATCATGGTCCGAAAATGTTCCCGCTTCAACTTCCTCAGACACCTCCTACGACACACCAGCAAAGACGACCAG TTTGACCTGACCTTTGTCGAGGTCCACCGGGTTCGCCGTTTCCGCTTCACGCCGCGTCACTGCCAGAGTGATTCGGACCTGGACCTGCGGGAGAGCGGCAAACACCAGATCTTCAGCCAGATCTGCCGAGACCACCCGGCCTGCGGCTGTGCCCCCGCCTACAGCAGCTGGAACTGCGATGGCGAGATCCTGAACCACACAGCCATCGATGTCAG AGTGAACTGCCAGTTGATCAAGCTGTTCGCACGAGGGATCGAAGAGCCGACAGTGTTTGAGGATCTCACCAACCCCTGTGCAATATAG